Proteins from a single region of Shinella zoogloeoides:
- the hydA gene encoding dihydropyrimidinase: MSTVIKGGTIVTADLTYKADVKIEGGKIVEIGPNLSGDEVLDAAGCYVMPGGIDPHVHLEMPFMGTYSADDFESGTRAGLAGGTTMVVDFCLPDPGQSLLDALKRWDNKSTRANCDYSFHMSVTWWGEQVFNEMKTVVEEHGINTFKHFMAYKGALMVNDDEMFASFQRCAALGALPLVHAENGDVVAAMQQKLMDEGNNGPEGHAYSRPPSVEGEATNRAIIIADMAGAPLYVVHTSCEQAHEAIRRARQNGMRVYGEPLIQHLTLDESEYFNKDWDHAARRVMSPPFRNKQHQDSLWAGLAAGSLQVVATDHCAFTTDQKRFGVGDFRKIPNGTGGLEDRMPMLWTYGVNTGRLTMNEFVAVTSTNIAKILNVYPRKGAILVGADADIVVWDPKRSKTISAKNQQSSIEYNVFEGKEVTGLPRYTLTRGVVAIEEGTVKTREGHGQFVKREPFAAVNKALSTWKEITAPRKVERSGIPASGV; the protein is encoded by the coding sequence ATGAGCACAGTCATCAAGGGCGGAACCATTGTCACCGCCGACCTGACCTACAAGGCGGACGTCAAGATCGAAGGCGGGAAGATCGTCGAGATCGGGCCGAACCTTTCCGGCGACGAGGTGCTGGATGCGGCGGGCTGTTATGTCATGCCCGGCGGCATCGACCCCCATGTCCATCTCGAAATGCCCTTCATGGGCACCTATTCGGCCGACGATTTCGAAAGCGGCACACGCGCCGGCCTTGCCGGCGGCACGACCATGGTGGTCGACTTCTGCCTGCCCGATCCCGGCCAGTCGCTGCTCGACGCGCTGAAGCGCTGGGACAACAAGTCGACCCGCGCCAATTGCGACTATTCCTTCCACATGTCGGTGACCTGGTGGGGCGAGCAGGTCTTCAACGAGATGAAGACCGTCGTGGAAGAGCACGGCATCAACACCTTCAAGCATTTCATGGCCTACAAGGGCGCGCTGATGGTGAACGACGACGAGATGTTCGCCTCGTTCCAGCGCTGCGCGGCGCTCGGCGCGCTGCCGCTCGTCCATGCGGAGAACGGCGACGTGGTCGCCGCCATGCAGCAGAAACTGATGGACGAGGGCAATAACGGGCCGGAAGGCCACGCCTATTCCCGCCCGCCCTCCGTCGAGGGCGAGGCGACGAACCGCGCCATCATCATCGCCGACATGGCCGGCGCGCCGCTCTATGTCGTACACACGTCCTGCGAACAGGCGCACGAGGCCATCCGCCGCGCCCGCCAGAACGGCATGCGCGTCTATGGCGAGCCGCTGATCCAGCACCTGACGCTCGATGAAAGCGAATATTTCAACAAGGACTGGGACCACGCCGCCCGCCGCGTCATGAGCCCGCCCTTCCGCAACAAACAGCATCAGGATTCGCTCTGGGCTGGCCTCGCGGCAGGCTCGCTGCAAGTGGTGGCGACCGACCATTGCGCCTTCACTACCGACCAGAAGCGTTTCGGCGTCGGCGATTTCCGCAAGATCCCCAACGGCACCGGGGGCCTGGAAGACCGCATGCCGATGCTCTGGACCTATGGCGTCAATACCGGCCGTCTCACCATGAACGAGTTCGTGGCCGTCACCTCCACCAACATCGCGAAAATCCTCAACGTCTATCCGAGGAAGGGCGCGATCCTCGTCGGCGCGGATGCGGATATCGTGGTGTGGGATCCCAAGCGCTCCAAGACCATCTCGGCGAAGAACCAGCAATCCTCCATCGAATACAATGTCTTCGAAGGCAAGGAGGTCACCGGCCTGCCGCGCTATACGCTGACGCGCGGCGTCGTCGCCATCGAGGAAGGCACCGTCAAGACCCGCGAGGGTCACGGCCAGTTCGTCAAGCGCGAGCCTTTCGCCGCCGTCAACAAGGCGCTGTCGACCTGGAAGGAAATCACCGCGCCGCGCAAGGTGGAGCGCAGCGGCATTCCGGCGAGTGGCGTCTAA
- a CDS encoding ABC transporter ATP-binding protein → MAPSDTVVAAKDLGLTFQTADGPVTALTGVNLSVEKGDFVSFIGPSGCGKTTFLRVIADLEKPTSGTITVNGMTPEEARRHRAYGYVFQAAALYPWRTIEKNIALPLEIMGYSKADQKARIERTLDLVNLSGFGKKYPWQLSGGMQQRASIARALAFDADLLLMDEPFGALDEIVRDHLNEQLLKLWARTNKTICFVTHSIPEAVYLSTKIVVMSPRPGRVTDVIESPLPKERPLGIRETPEFLEIAHRVREGLRAGHSYEEHA, encoded by the coding sequence ATGGCCCCATCCGATACCGTCGTTGCAGCAAAAGACCTCGGCCTCACCTTCCAGACCGCCGATGGCCCGGTCACGGCGCTCACCGGCGTCAACCTCTCCGTCGAGAAGGGCGATTTCGTTTCCTTCATCGGCCCTTCCGGCTGCGGCAAGACGACATTCCTGCGCGTCATCGCCGATCTCGAAAAGCCGACTTCCGGCACAATCACCGTCAACGGCATGACGCCGGAGGAAGCCCGCCGGCACCGCGCCTACGGCTATGTCTTCCAGGCGGCCGCGCTCTATCCCTGGCGCACCATCGAGAAGAACATCGCCCTGCCGCTGGAAATCATGGGCTATTCGAAGGCCGACCAGAAGGCGCGCATCGAACGCACGCTCGACCTCGTCAACCTCTCGGGTTTCGGCAAGAAATATCCCTGGCAGCTTTCCGGCGGCATGCAGCAGCGCGCTTCCATCGCCCGCGCGCTCGCCTTCGACGCCGATCTTCTGCTGATGGACGAACCCTTCGGCGCGCTCGACGAAATCGTCCGCGACCATCTCAACGAACAGCTCCTGAAGCTCTGGGCGCGCACGAACAAGACCATCTGCTTCGTCACCCATTCGATCCCCGAGGCGGTCTATCTCTCGACGAAGATCGTCGTCATGAGCCCCCGCCCCGGCCGCGTCACCGACGTCATCGAATCCCCGCTACCGAAGGAACGCCCCCTCGGCATCCGCGAGACGCCGGAATTCCTCGAAATCGCGCACCGCGTCCGCGAAGGCCTGCGCGCCGGCCACAGCTATGAGGAGCACGCCTGA
- a CDS encoding ABC transporter permease, with protein sequence MEQASFLRDRLLPIGTVLIALLALWYVFVVVLNAPFERDTAARAGTSIGFMELLPKTMAQERPVLPAPHQVFAELWDTTINKAITSKRSLVYHAWVTLSATLLGFAMGAVLGILLAVAIVHNRAMDRSLMPWVIASQTIPILAIAPMIIVVLNAIGISGLMPKALISTYLSFFPIVVGMVKGLRSPEQIQLDLMHTYNASAAQTFWKLRWPASMPYLFTSLKVAVAISLVGAIVGELPTGAVAGLGARLLAGSYYGQTVQIWAALFMAAGVAALLVIIVGFAHSLVLKRMGARA encoded by the coding sequence ATGGAACAGGCAAGTTTCCTTCGTGACCGCCTGCTTCCGATAGGCACCGTGCTTATCGCCCTCCTCGCCCTCTGGTACGTCTTCGTCGTCGTGTTGAACGCGCCCTTCGAGCGCGACACGGCCGCGCGCGCCGGCACGAGCATCGGCTTCATGGAACTTCTGCCGAAGACGATGGCGCAGGAGCGCCCGGTTCTGCCCGCGCCGCACCAGGTCTTCGCAGAACTCTGGGACACCACCATCAACAAGGCGATCACCTCCAAGCGCAGCCTCGTCTATCATGCCTGGGTCACCCTTTCGGCAACGCTGCTCGGCTTTGCAATGGGGGCCGTGCTCGGCATCCTGCTCGCCGTCGCCATCGTGCATAACCGCGCGATGGACCGCTCGCTGATGCCCTGGGTCATCGCCAGCCAGACCATCCCCATCCTCGCCATCGCGCCGATGATCATCGTCGTGCTGAACGCCATCGGCATTTCCGGCCTGATGCCGAAGGCGCTGATCTCGACCTATCTCTCCTTCTTCCCCATCGTCGTCGGCATGGTGAAGGGGCTGCGCAGCCCCGAGCAGATTCAACTCGACCTGATGCACACCTACAACGCCTCCGCCGCGCAGACCTTCTGGAAGCTGCGCTGGCCCGCTTCCATGCCTTACCTCTTCACCTCGCTGAAAGTGGCGGTCGCCATCTCGCTCGTCGGCGCCATCGTCGGGGAACTGCCGACCGGCGCGGTCGCCGGCCTCGGCGCGCGCCTGCTCGCCGGCTCCTATTATGGCCAGACGGTGCAGATATGGGCAGCGCTCTTCATGGCGGCCGGGGTGGCGGCGCTGCTCGTCATCATCGTCGGCTTCGCCCATAGCCTCGTCCTCAAGCGCATGGGGGCACGGGCATGA
- a CDS encoding ABC transporter permease, whose amino-acid sequence MNVSILIAAVVFWLAAWAFNEWLVRRKFLNPAADRAARLAVPLIFGLTILVLWEGIVRGFNIPSVLLPPPSMIWTRLINSLPTLWADFRQTFLKSVLVGYALGCGLGFLVAILIDRSPFLQKGLLPLGNFVSALPVIGIAPIMVMWFGFDWQSKVAVVVIMTFFPMLVNTVSGLAATSHMERDLMRTYAADWFQTLVKLRLPAAWPFIFNALKINSTLALIGAIVAEFFGTPIVGMGFRISTEVGRMNVDMVWAEIAVAAVAGSAFYGIVALIERAVTFWHPSVRGGQA is encoded by the coding sequence ATGAATGTTTCGATCCTGATAGCCGCCGTCGTCTTCTGGCTCGCCGCCTGGGCGTTCAATGAGTGGCTGGTGCGCCGGAAATTCCTGAACCCCGCCGCGGACCGCGCCGCCCGCCTTGCCGTGCCGCTCATCTTCGGCCTCACCATTCTCGTCCTGTGGGAAGGCATCGTGCGGGGCTTCAACATCCCATCCGTCCTGCTGCCGCCGCCGAGCATGATCTGGACGCGGCTGATCAACTCCCTCCCGACGCTCTGGGCGGATTTCCGCCAAACCTTCCTCAAATCCGTGCTCGTCGGCTATGCGCTCGGCTGCGGCCTCGGCTTCCTCGTCGCCATCCTCATCGACCGCTCCCCCTTCCTGCAGAAGGGCCTTCTGCCGCTCGGCAATTTCGTCTCGGCCTTGCCGGTCATCGGCATCGCGCCCATCATGGTCATGTGGTTCGGCTTCGACTGGCAGTCGAAGGTCGCCGTCGTCGTCATCATGACCTTCTTCCCCATGCTGGTGAACACCGTCTCCGGCCTTGCCGCGACGAGCCACATGGAGCGCGACCTGATGCGCACCTATGCCGCCGACTGGTTCCAGACGCTGGTGAAGCTGCGCCTGCCGGCCGCCTGGCCCTTCATCTTCAACGCCCTCAAGATCAATTCCACGCTGGCGCTGATCGGCGCCATCGTCGCCGAGTTCTTCGGAACGCCCATCGTCGGCATGGGCTTCCGCATCTCCACGGAAGTGGGCCGCATGAATGTCGACATGGTCTGGGCCGAAATCGCGGTGGCCGCGGTGGCTGGCTCCGCCTTCTACGGGATCGTCGCGCTCATCGAGCGGGCCGTCACGTTCTGGCATCCGTCTGTCCGCGGTGGACAGGCGTAA
- a CDS encoding ABC transporter substrate-binding protein, which yields MKTKIASLLLASAFSLAAFQAGAADKVTLQLKWVTQAQFGGYYVAKDKGFYEEEGLDVEIKPGGPDIAPAQVIAGGGADVIVDWMPSALASREKGVPLVNIAQPFKSSGMMLTCLKESGVKGPEDFKGKTLGVWFFGNEYPFLSWMSHLKIPTEGGPDGVTVLKQGFNVDPLIQKQAACISTMTYNEYGQVLDAGIKPEDLVTFKYEDQGVATLEDGLYVMEDKLKDPAFKDKMVRFVRASMKGWKYAEENPDEAAGIVLENDSTGAQTEAHQKFMMGEVAKLTAGSNGALDEADYKRTVESLLAGGSDPVISKEPQGAWTHEITDEALK from the coding sequence ATGAAAACGAAGATCGCATCGCTGCTGCTGGCAAGCGCCTTCTCGCTTGCCGCGTTCCAGGCCGGGGCCGCCGACAAGGTGACGCTGCAGCTCAAATGGGTCACCCAGGCCCAGTTCGGCGGCTACTATGTCGCCAAGGACAAGGGCTTCTACGAGGAGGAAGGCCTCGACGTCGAGATCAAGCCGGGCGGCCCGGATATCGCCCCCGCGCAGGTGATCGCCGGCGGCGGCGCCGACGTCATCGTCGACTGGATGCCGTCTGCCCTCGCCAGCCGTGAAAAAGGCGTGCCGCTCGTCAACATCGCCCAGCCCTTCAAGTCCTCGGGCATGATGCTGACCTGTTTGAAGGAATCCGGCGTCAAGGGACCGGAGGACTTCAAGGGCAAGACGCTCGGCGTCTGGTTCTTCGGCAACGAATATCCGTTCCTGTCCTGGATGAGCCACCTGAAGATCCCGACCGAAGGCGGGCCGGATGGCGTGACTGTGCTCAAGCAGGGCTTCAACGTCGACCCGCTGATCCAGAAGCAGGCCGCCTGCATCTCGACCATGACCTATAACGAATACGGTCAGGTTCTCGATGCCGGCATCAAGCCGGAAGACCTCGTGACCTTCAAGTATGAGGACCAGGGCGTGGCGACGCTGGAAGACGGCCTCTATGTGATGGAGGACAAGCTCAAGGACCCGGCCTTCAAGGACAAGATGGTCCGGTTCGTGCGCGCCTCCATGAAGGGCTGGAAATATGCGGAGGAAAATCCGGACGAAGCGGCCGGGATCGTTCTGGAGAACGACTCGACCGGCGCCCAGACCGAAGCACACCAGAAGTTCATGATGGGCGAGGTCGCCAAGCTGACCGCCGGTTCCAACGGCGCGCTCGACGAGGCCGATTACAAGCGCACGGTGGAATCGCTGCTCGCCGGCGGCTCCGATCCCGTTATCTCCAAGGAGCCGCAGGGCGCCTGGACGCACGAGATCACGGACGAGGCCCTGAAGTAA
- a CDS encoding efflux RND transporter periplasmic adaptor subunit, translated as MTATPVLALADEAPGDTAGQQQTQNLPAIVVTSAEPHAIVDRVIATGTIQAVEEVYVTPLVEGLSIRTLAADVGDRVEKDSTLATLNDDALLLQKSQTEASLAKAEAALAQIKAQLAEARANADEAVRARDRAQKLAKSGSQSQAAADQAVAAADAALARVTSAEQAIAVSEADIKVAQSQIDDIDLKLARTAVKSPVAGIVSARTAKIGAIASGAASPLFTVIRDGEIELKADVSEDAVLKLAPEQKVTVTLAGGAATLTGTVRLVEPTLDPQSRLGHVYIRFAEPDQARAGMFASAEIVVAEKKGLALPLSAITTADGRTVARKVENGIVTLVPVETGIQDGQFVEIVSGLVAGDEVVAKAGAYVRDGDRINPVHGEQASATK; from the coding sequence ATGACGGCCACCCCCGTCCTTGCTCTCGCCGATGAGGCCCCGGGCGATACCGCCGGGCAGCAGCAGACGCAAAATCTCCCGGCAATCGTGGTAACGAGCGCCGAACCGCACGCCATCGTCGACCGCGTGATCGCGACCGGCACGATCCAGGCGGTCGAAGAGGTTTACGTCACGCCGCTCGTCGAAGGCCTTTCCATCCGCACGCTCGCCGCCGATGTCGGCGACAGGGTGGAGAAGGACAGCACGCTCGCCACGCTGAACGACGACGCCCTCCTCCTGCAGAAGAGCCAGACCGAAGCTTCGCTCGCCAAGGCCGAGGCCGCGCTGGCGCAGATCAAGGCGCAGCTTGCCGAAGCCAGGGCCAATGCCGACGAAGCCGTCCGTGCCCGCGACCGCGCGCAGAAACTCGCAAAATCCGGCTCGCAGTCGCAGGCCGCCGCCGACCAGGCCGTTGCGGCCGCGGATGCAGCGCTTGCCCGCGTCACATCCGCCGAGCAGGCGATTGCGGTGTCCGAGGCCGATATCAAGGTGGCCCAGTCGCAGATCGACGATATCGACCTGAAGCTTGCCCGCACCGCGGTCAAGTCGCCGGTCGCCGGCATCGTTTCCGCCCGCACCGCCAAGATCGGCGCGATTGCCAGCGGCGCGGCCTCCCCGCTCTTCACCGTCATTCGCGACGGCGAGATCGAACTGAAGGCCGATGTATCCGAGGATGCGGTGCTGAAGCTCGCACCGGAACAGAAGGTCACCGTCACGCTGGCCGGCGGCGCGGCGACGCTTACCGGAACGGTCCGCCTCGTCGAACCGACGCTCGATCCGCAAAGCCGCCTCGGCCATGTCTATATCCGCTTTGCCGAACCGGATCAGGCACGCGCCGGCATGTTCGCCAGCGCCGAGATCGTCGTCGCCGAGAAGAAGGGCCTCGCGCTGCCGCTTTCCGCCATCACTACGGCGGATGGCAGGACGGTGGCCCGCAAGGTCGAGAACGGCATCGTCACGCTGGTTCCGGTCGAGACCGGCATCCAGGACGGCCAGTTCGTCGAGATCGTCAGCGGCCTTGTCGCCGGCGACGAGGTGGTCGCCAAGGCCGGCGCCTATGTTCGCGACGGCGACCGGATCAACCCGGTGCATGGCGAGCAGGCCTCCGCCACGAAATGA
- a CDS encoding efflux RND transporter permease subunit has product MNFSAWSIRNPIAPLLAFFLLIYVGIQSFYALPITRFPNIDVPIVAISVTQSGAAPAELEVQVTKEIEDAVAGIEGVDDIMSTVTDGSSVTSVLFEIEKPTNQALQDVKDAIDRIRSDLPASVEEPVVTKIDVEGQAIQSFAVSSPNMTLEELSWFVDDKVKRALQGQPGIGKIDRFGGADREVRVDLNPDKLESFGISAADVNRQIRSMNADVGSGRGQIAGAEQAIRTLGDARSVEKLTNTMIALPNGRFVRLSELGRITDTYEEPRSFSRFNGNPVVTFAVFRSKGASEVTVAESVAKSLDKVRAQYPDVSIELVDDAVYFTYGNYEAALHTLIEGALLAVIVVLLFLRNWRATLISAVALPLSAIPTFFIMDLLGFSLNLVSFLALTLATGILVDDAIVEIENIARHIRMGKTPYRAAIDAADEIGLAVIATTFTIIAVFVPVSFMPGIPGQYFIQFGLTVAVAVFFSLVVARLITPVMAAYLMRSGDADGHGEEEEGPFMRGYTWLVKKTTGKWYTRYATLAAAIAFLVASVALLSTVPGSFLPPEDASRVVLSVELPPDAMLDDTDRTTTQIYDRVKNIDGVQSVFVLGGSSPKGDLELRRASVTVILDKLEHSLTHKLVNDVLGGIPVIGQYLPKLEAKGRLRPQWDIEKEIFATLRDIPDVRIIKLNDRGERDLAFNLLSNNEADLNSTVAVLEAKLRADPVLSNVSSEGSLPRPELQIRPRDDQMARFGITTAQISEVVRVATIGDIDSQLSKVSLDDRLIPIRVQVDRGFRTDLAAIRNLKIQTAGGQFVPLSSVADIDYSEGPSSVKRHNRNRVVSIGSDLRQGVALDTATARFKEIAASIDMPPTVQFAESGDAEVQAEMQQSFGNAMLLGLLLVLMVLILLFKDVIQPFTILLSLPLAIGGVAAGLILTQNALSMPVLIGILMLMGIVTKNAILLVDFAIEMMHHGMDRVEAMIEAGRKRARPIVMTSIAMSAGMLPSALGVGEGGSFRSPMAIAVIGGIIVSTVLSLVVVPSFFLIMDDVSRLLGWLFGRFVGKKDEELLAMEPEALTRLADQTARDVNDLEKRIETLEKKNGERKPFSVVHHSPLAAE; this is encoded by the coding sequence ATGAACTTTTCAGCTTGGTCCATTCGCAATCCGATTGCGCCGCTGCTCGCCTTCTTCCTGCTGATCTATGTCGGCATCCAGTCGTTCTATGCGCTGCCGATCACGCGCTTTCCGAACATCGACGTTCCTATCGTCGCCATTTCCGTGACGCAGAGCGGCGCGGCCCCGGCCGAGCTTGAGGTCCAGGTCACCAAGGAGATCGAGGACGCGGTCGCCGGCATCGAGGGCGTCGACGACATCATGTCGACCGTCACCGACGGCAGCTCCGTGACCTCCGTGCTCTTCGAGATCGAAAAGCCGACGAACCAGGCATTGCAGGACGTCAAGGACGCCATCGACCGCATCCGCAGCGACCTGCCCGCCTCCGTCGAGGAGCCGGTCGTCACCAAGATCGACGTGGAAGGCCAGGCGATCCAGAGTTTCGCCGTCTCCTCGCCCAACATGACGCTGGAAGAGCTGTCCTGGTTCGTCGACGACAAGGTCAAGCGCGCCCTGCAGGGCCAGCCCGGCATCGGCAAGATCGACCGCTTCGGCGGCGCCGACCGCGAGGTGCGCGTCGACCTCAACCCGGACAAGCTCGAATCCTTCGGCATTTCCGCCGCCGACGTGAACCGCCAGATCCGCAGCATGAATGCCGATGTCGGTTCCGGCCGCGGCCAGATCGCCGGCGCCGAGCAGGCGATCCGCACGCTGGGCGACGCCCGCTCGGTCGAAAAGCTCACCAATACGATGATCGCCCTGCCGAACGGCCGCTTCGTGCGGCTTTCCGAACTGGGCAGGATCACCGACACCTATGAGGAGCCGCGCTCCTTCTCGCGCTTCAACGGCAACCCGGTCGTCACCTTCGCGGTCTTCCGCTCCAAGGGCGCGAGCGAGGTGACGGTGGCCGAATCCGTCGCCAAGTCGCTCGACAAGGTGCGGGCGCAGTATCCCGACGTCTCCATCGAACTGGTCGACGACGCCGTCTACTTCACCTACGGCAACTACGAGGCGGCGCTGCACACGCTGATCGAGGGCGCGCTGCTCGCCGTCATCGTCGTGCTGCTGTTCCTGCGCAACTGGCGGGCGACGCTGATCTCCGCCGTGGCGCTGCCGCTGTCGGCCATTCCCACCTTCTTCATCATGGACCTGCTGGGCTTCTCGCTGAACCTCGTCTCGTTCCTGGCGCTGACGCTCGCAACCGGCATCCTCGTCGACGACGCGATCGTGGAGATCGAGAACATCGCGCGGCACATCCGCATGGGCAAGACGCCCTACCGGGCCGCCATCGACGCCGCCGACGAAATCGGCCTCGCCGTCATCGCGACGACCTTCACCATCATCGCGGTCTTCGTGCCGGTCTCCTTCATGCCGGGCATTCCGGGCCAGTACTTCATCCAGTTCGGCCTGACGGTCGCCGTCGCGGTGTTCTTCTCGCTCGTCGTCGCGCGCCTCATCACCCCGGTCATGGCCGCCTATCTCATGCGCTCGGGCGATGCGGACGGCCATGGCGAGGAGGAGGAAGGCCCCTTCATGCGCGGCTATACCTGGCTCGTCAAAAAGACGACGGGCAAGTGGTACACCCGCTATGCGACGCTTGCCGCCGCCATCGCCTTCCTCGTCGCCTCCGTCGCCCTGCTCTCCACCGTGCCCGGCAGCTTCCTGCCGCCGGAAGACGCCTCGCGCGTCGTGCTCTCCGTCGAGCTGCCGCCGGATGCGATGCTGGACGACACGGACCGCACGACCACGCAGATCTACGATCGCGTCAAGAATATCGACGGCGTGCAGAGCGTCTTCGTGCTCGGCGGCTCCTCGCCGAAGGGGGACCTAGAACTGCGCCGCGCCTCGGTGACGGTCATCCTCGACAAGCTCGAACACTCGCTCACCCACAAGCTGGTGAACGACGTGCTCGGCGGCATTCCGGTGATCGGCCAGTATCTGCCGAAGCTGGAGGCCAAGGGCCGCCTGCGCCCGCAATGGGATATCGAGAAGGAAATCTTCGCGACGCTGCGCGATATCCCGGACGTGCGCATCATCAAGCTCAACGACCGCGGCGAGCGCGACCTTGCGTTCAACCTGCTTTCCAACAACGAGGCGGACCTCAACAGCACCGTCGCCGTTCTGGAAGCCAAGCTCCGCGCCGATCCGGTCCTGTCCAATGTCAGCTCGGAAGGCTCGCTGCCGCGGCCGGAACTGCAGATCCGCCCGCGCGACGACCAGATGGCCCGCTTCGGCATCACCACGGCCCAGATATCGGAAGTCGTGCGCGTCGCCACCATCGGCGATATCGATTCCCAGCTCAGCAAGGTCTCGCTCGACGACCGCCTGATCCCCATCCGGGTGCAGGTGGACCGCGGCTTCCGCACCGATCTTGCCGCCATCCGCAACCTGAAGATCCAGACGGCCGGCGGCCAGTTCGTGCCGCTCTCCTCCGTGGCGGATATCGACTATTCGGAAGGCCCCAGCTCGGTGAAGCGGCACAACCGCAACCGCGTCGTCTCCATCGGCTCCGACCTCCGGCAGGGCGTCGCGCTCGACACGGCCACCGCCCGCTTCAAGGAAATCGCCGCCAGCATCGACATGCCGCCGACCGTGCAGTTCGCGGAAAGCGGCGATGCGGAGGTCCAGGCCGAGATGCAGCAATCCTTCGGCAACGCCATGCTGCTCGGCCTGCTTCTGGTGCTGATGGTGCTGATCCTGCTCTTCAAGGACGTGATCCAGCCCTTCACCATCCTGCTCTCGCTGCCGCTCGCCATCGGCGGCGTGGCGGCGGGCCTGATCCTGACGCAGAACGCGCTCTCCATGCCCGTCCTCATCGGCATCCTCATGCTGATGGGCATCGTGACGAAGAACGCCATCCTGCTCGTCGACTTCGCCATCGAGATGATGCACCACGGCATGGACCGGGTGGAAGCCATGATCGAGGCCGGCCGCAAGCGCGCGCGCCCCATCGTCATGACCTCCATCGCCATGTCCGCCGGCATGTTGCCCTCGGCGCTCGGCGTCGGCGAAGGGGGCTCCTTCCGCTCGCCCATGGCCATCGCGGTGATCGGCGGCATCATCGTCTCGACCGTGCTGTCGCTGGTCGTCGTGCCGTCCTTCTTCCTGATCATGGACGACGTCTCGCGCCTTCTCGGCTGGCTGTTCGGCCGCTTCGTCGGCAAGAAGGACGAGGAGCTGCTGGCGATGGAGCCGGAGGCCCTCACCCGCCTTGCCGACCAGACGGCCCGCGACGTCAACGATCTGGAAAAGCGCATCGAGACGCTCGAAAAGAAGAACGGCGAACGCAAGCCCTTCAGCGTGGTGCATCACTCGCCGCTCGCCGCCGAGTAA
- a CDS encoding Crp/Fnr family transcriptional regulator has protein sequence MNRLMKPGARERETLLNSGLLSVLGVESVAAMMEIAAIGSLPARQMLFREGEPADMLHCVLSGYVRVYKLDPDGREADVELYGPGDLIGASVVLDGGRYRATAQAAEPSLIARFDLKRVRDIASRRTDLAMALATSLSGQLARAFASLADDRLHTAPQRVAHYLLAHCTADGKPASFRLPYQKSLLAGKLGLAPEALSRAFSMLRNHGVSVRGRLVHIGDPEALRRI, from the coding sequence ATGAACAGGCTGATGAAACCCGGCGCACGGGAACGCGAAACCCTTCTCAATTCGGGCCTTCTGTCCGTGCTCGGCGTGGAAAGCGTGGCGGCGATGATGGAAATCGCGGCCATCGGCAGCCTGCCGGCCCGCCAGATGCTGTTCCGTGAGGGCGAGCCGGCGGATATGCTGCATTGCGTGCTGTCCGGCTATGTCCGCGTCTACAAGCTCGACCCCGACGGGCGGGAGGCCGATGTGGAGCTTTACGGCCCCGGCGACCTGATCGGCGCCAGCGTCGTGCTCGACGGCGGCCGCTACCGCGCCACCGCGCAGGCCGCGGAACCCTCGCTGATCGCCCGGTTCGACCTGAAGCGCGTGCGCGATATCGCCAGCCGCCGGACGGACCTCGCCATGGCCCTCGCCACATCGCTTTCGGGCCAGCTCGCAAGGGCCTTCGCAAGCCTTGCCGACGACCGGCTGCACACCGCGCCGCAGCGCGTCGCGCACTACCTGCTGGCGCATTGCACGGCGGACGGCAAGCCGGCGAGCTTCCGCCTGCCCTACCAGAAGAGCCTCCTCGCCGGCAAACTGGGTCTTGCCCCCGAGGCGCTGTCCCGCGCCTTCTCCATGCTGCGCAATCACGGCGTCAGCGTGCGCGGCCGTCTCGTCCATATCGGCGACCCGGAAGCCCTGCGGCGAATCTGA
- a CDS encoding glycosyltransferase family 29 protein — protein MTRRIAIVGNGSVPEGLAATIDSADTVIRFNLCRSAGPGGVRTDIVAVCNTGRPALEMLAGGQWKASGSVRQAREIWCVRAPETFAALRGPLARSHPDLDDFCDDYTAGFAAFCEATGRSLKIVPAAAHRALDVSLAAFDPTLYVVPSSGLVTIAHVLESVAAAGDRVCIAGFGHEGWQWHPFAAERRWVEAHIAAGRLERLDG, from the coding sequence ATGACGCGCCGGATCGCCATCGTCGGTAACGGGTCCGTTCCGGAAGGGCTGGCGGCGACCATCGACAGCGCCGACACGGTCATCCGGTTCAACCTCTGCCGCTCTGCGGGCCCGGGCGGCGTCAGGACGGATATCGTCGCCGTCTGCAATACCGGCCGTCCGGCGCTGGAAATGCTGGCAGGGGGACAATGGAAGGCCAGCGGGAGCGTGCGGCAGGCAAGGGAAATCTGGTGCGTGCGCGCGCCGGAGACCTTTGCCGCATTGCGCGGCCCGCTCGCGCGCAGCCACCCCGACCTCGACGATTTCTGCGATGACTATACGGCCGGCTTTGCGGCTTTCTGCGAGGCGACCGGCCGGTCTCTGAAGATCGTTCCGGCCGCGGCCCATCGGGCGCTGGACGTTTCGCTCGCGGCCTTCGATCCCACACTCTATGTCGTGCCGAGTTCGGGGCTGGTCACTATCGCCCATGTGCTGGAGAGTGTGGCGGCGGCGGGAGACCGCGTCTGCATAGCCGGCTTCGGCCATGAGGGCTGGCAATGGCATCCCTTCGCCGCGGAGCGGCGCTGGGTCGAGGCCCATATCGCTGCCGGGCGACTGGAACGCCTCGACGGGTAA